From the genome of Glycine max cultivar Williams 82 chromosome 2, Glycine_max_v4.0, whole genome shotgun sequence, one region includes:
- the LOC100775233 gene encoding protein BIG GRAIN 1-like E — protein MSIAGLIDPEMNHNKSFHRRNNSGELDVFEAARYFSGYSEVLGSTTTTYTQKINMREERHHHHHHHGHRAARISLDMPMRSLLPQQFHGMEKQIIMKEKKHKQPSSPGGRLASFLNSLFSQSASKKKKSNKSSSQSMKDEDESPGGRRRRRSSISHFRSSSTADSKSLYSSLSSGFRTPPYVQTPTKSCKEFRTFSSENKHALSFSAKYNNNKNNNGQHVRSSTATTTLQNEFLWDEKKKREPTTTTTLLDDNSNHKHLSEKQKNNNNKGSHELLLEKDRMLVDNKYSSEEKETTTQFKNFNEVVVDDGAESDSSSDLFELQNYDLRYYSSGLPVYETTNMDSIKRGAPISNGPL, from the coding sequence ATGTCCATAGCAGGCCTTATAGACCCAGAAATGAATCACAACAAGTCCTTCCACCGGCGAAATAACTCCGGCGAGCTCGATGTGTTTGAGGCAGCAAGGTACTTCTCAGGATACAGTGAAGTTCTTggctccaccaccaccacctacaCTCAGAAGATCAATATGAGAGAAGAAAggcaccatcatcatcatcatcatggacATAGAGCTGCCAGAATCAGCTTAGACATGCCAATGAGAAGCTTGCTCCCACAGCAATTCCATGGCATGGAGAAGCAAATCatcatgaaggagaagaagcacaAGCAGCCTAGCTCTCCTGGTGGAAGGCTTGCAAGCTTCTTGAACTCTCTCTTCAGCCAATCAGcatcaaagaagaagaagtcaAATAAGTCAAGCTCACAGTCCATGAAAGATGAAGATGAGAGCCCTGGTGGAAGGAGGAGAAGAAGGAGCAGCATTAGCCATTTCAGAAGCTCAAGCACTGCAGATTCAAAGTCCTTGTACTCCTCCTTGAGTTCAGGGTTTAGAACTCCTCCTTATGTACAAACACCAACAAAGAGCTGCAAGGAATTCAGAACCTTCTCTTCAGAAAACAAGCATGCACTGTCCTTTTCAGCAAAGTACAACAATAACAAGAACAACAATGGACAACATGTAAGATCATCAACAGCAACCACCACTTTGCAAAATGAGTTTTTGTGGgatgagaagaaaaagagggaaccaacaacaacaacaaccttgtTGGATGATAATAGCAACCACAAACACTTATCAGAGAAAcaaaagaacaacaacaacaagggaAGTCATGAGTTATTACTTGAGAAAGATAGGATGTTAGTGGACAACAAGTACTCATCAGAAGAGAAGGAAACCACCACTCAATTCAAGAACTtcaatgaggttgttgttgatgatggtGCAGAAAGTGATTCAAGTTCTGATCTGTTTGAATTGCAAAACTATGACTTGAGATACTATTCAAGTGGCCTACCTGTCTATGAAACTACCAACATGGATAGCATCAAGAGAGGAGCACCAATTTCCAATGGCCCTCTGTGA
- the LOC100820149 gene encoding squamosa promoter-binding-like protein 6 → MESWSYVPEEKGYLFSDEMDFSLDAFMRSRKALVEWDNKSNFVEKDGFNSDREVVRSMEFVDLGFPDLLQKSFHGSQPLETSSYELDSNNSSKRGNSSPHVIALDSSMGEEESDSKHLSSLVESKTHDSSLIDLKLGRLADCKGASSDKVAKEGFTLTSIHPTTLWKRARTSSLPAQAPVCQVYGCNMDLSSSKDYHKRHKVCDAHSKTAKVIVNGIEQRFCQQCSRFHLLAEFDDGKRSCRRRLAGHNERRRKPQFDYVTGKQHKILQSYQGTKYLGSSLQNKPQFPFQDIFQSSILFPGKHAQFSQSGRVKLEEDSIYGSQLAAPVTLDQESSSCALSLLSDQSQYPSCHAAGNPLASPQVFSGIRIPDRDSRVSKKPLRISPADKLAPNESFPCDTISKEVIKNRSAATFSSVGHALEVHNGDDICQPSELFSIKHSLSSEHAATVDLFQLSSHLQRVEQQRNSVLVKWENEDYCFPTV, encoded by the exons ATGGAATCTtggagttatgtccccgaagaGAAAGGCTATTTGTTTTCTGATGAAATGGATTTTTCACTTGATGCTTTCATGAGAAGTAGAAAAGCATTGGTTGAATGGGACAACAAATCCAACTTTGTTGAGAAAGATGGATTTAATTCAGACAGAGAGGTAGTTAGAAGCATGGAATTTGTGGATTTGGGATTCCCTGACTTGTTGCAAAAGTCTTTTCATGGAAGCCAGCCTCTAGAGACATCTAGCTATGAACTAGATAGTAATAATTCTAGTAAAAGAGGGAATTCCTCCCCACATGTCATTGCCTTGGATTCTTCTATGGGGGAAGAGGAATCCGATTCAAAGCATTTGAGTTCTCTAGTTGAATCCAAGACTCATGATTCTTCACTGATTGATCTGAAGCTAGGGAGATTAGCAGATTGTAAAGGTGCAAGTAGTGATAAAGTTGCAAAAGAAGGGTTCACTTTAACATCTATACATCCGACCACACTTTGGAAGAGAGCTCGCACTTCCAGCTTGCCTGCACAGGCTCCTGTATGTCAAGTTTATGGTTGTAACATGGATCTTAGCTCCTCAAAAGATTACCACAAAAGGCATAAAGTTTGTGATGCTCACTCCAAAACAGCTAAAGTTATTGTAAATGGAATTGAACAGAGGTTTTGTCAGCAGTGCAGCAG gtTTCATTTGCTAGCTGAGTTCGATGATGGTAAGCGCAGTTGTCGCAGGCGTCTAGCAGGACACAATGAACGCCGAAGGAAACCCCAATTTGATTACGTGACTGGTAAACAGCACAAGATTCTTCAGTCATATCAAG GTACTAAGTATCTGGGGTCTTCATTACAGAATAAACCCCAGTTTCCCTTTCAAGACATATTTCAAAGCAGCATCCTTTTCCCCGGAAAGCATGCTCAATTCTCTCAGAGTGGACGTGTCAAACTGGAAGAGGACTCGATTTACGGTTCCCAACTTGCTGCACCGGTCACACTTGATCAGGAATCATCAAGCTGTGCTCTCTCTCTTCTGTCAGATCAGTCACAGTATCCGTCATGCCACGCAGCAGGCAATCCATTAGCCAGTCCCCAAGTCTTTAGTGGCATCCGCATACCCGACAGAGACAGCCGAGTTTCCAAAAAGCCTTTGAGGATAAGCCCTGCAGATAAACTTGCACCAAATGAGTCCTTTCCATGTGATACAATCTCCAAGgaagttatcaagaatagatCCGCCGCAACATTTTCCAGTGTTGGTCATGCTCTTGAAGTCCATAATGGAGATGATATCTGCCAACCATCAGAGTTGTTCAGCATTAAACACAGTCTTTCCTCGGAACATGCAGCCACGGTTGATTTGTTCCAATTGTCTTCACATCTTCAGAGGGTGGAGCAGCAAAGAAATTCTGTTTTGGTGAAGTGGGAAAATGAGGACTACTGTTTCCCAACTGTGTGA